One Pseudomonas sp. HOU2 genomic window carries:
- the glp gene encoding gephyrin-like molybdotransferase Glp, which yields MSKAALMPVEDALDQLLGMANEQRLADSEMLPLDEARGRVLASDLVATLDLPPWPNSAMDGYALNLADLHRQPLKVSQKVYAGQAPDALLPGTCARIFTGAPLPPGATCVEMQENVEVLEDGRVRFLQPLKGGQNIRAQGQENRVGDILLRAGKRLGPFELAVAAGQGLAQLHVVRRPQVALLSTGDELVEPGLPLRPGSIYNSNRVLLGHWLKELGCEVIDAGILPDRPAQTRLKLEQLQVAADLILTTGGVSAGDADCLGQVLREDGKPLLWKLAIKPGKPLTVGHFGTVPVIGLPGNPTSALVTFGLLARPYLLRIQGVEEVMPLSFTVNAGFAWNKAGSRREYLRVRLEAGSAVLYPNQSSGVLLGATWADGLVEVPENRTHGIGDPLRFIPFSELF from the coding sequence ATGAGCAAGGCAGCGTTGATGCCGGTCGAGGACGCCCTCGACCAGTTGCTCGGCATGGCCAATGAGCAACGTCTGGCCGACAGCGAAATGTTGCCGCTCGACGAGGCGCGCGGACGGGTGTTGGCCAGTGATCTGGTGGCGACACTCGACCTGCCGCCGTGGCCGAACAGTGCCATGGACGGTTATGCGTTGAACCTGGCCGATCTGCATCGCCAGCCGTTGAAGGTGTCGCAGAAGGTCTACGCCGGCCAGGCGCCGGACGCGCTATTGCCCGGCACCTGCGCACGGATCTTTACCGGCGCACCACTGCCGCCGGGCGCCACCTGCGTCGAGATGCAGGAAAACGTCGAAGTGCTGGAGGACGGTCGCGTACGCTTTTTGCAGCCGTTGAAGGGGGGGCAGAACATTCGTGCGCAAGGACAGGAAAACCGCGTCGGCGACATCCTGCTGCGTGCCGGCAAACGCCTCGGGCCGTTCGAACTGGCGGTCGCTGCCGGGCAGGGGCTCGCGCAGCTGCACGTGGTACGGCGCCCGCAGGTGGCGCTGCTGTCCACCGGTGACGAACTGGTCGAGCCGGGCCTGCCGCTGCGTCCCGGCAGCATCTACAACAGCAACCGCGTGTTGCTCGGCCACTGGCTTAAGGAACTGGGCTGCGAAGTGATCGACGCCGGGATCCTCCCGGATCGTCCGGCGCAGACGCGGCTCAAACTTGAGCAACTGCAAGTGGCGGCTGACCTGATCCTGACCACCGGTGGCGTGTCCGCCGGTGATGCCGATTGCCTCGGGCAGGTGCTGCGCGAGGACGGCAAACCGTTGCTGTGGAAGCTGGCGATCAAGCCAGGCAAACCGTTGACCGTGGGCCATTTCGGCACGGTGCCGGTGATTGGCCTGCCGGGCAATCCGACCTCGGCGCTGGTGACCTTCGGCCTGCTGGCACGGCCGTATCTGCTGCGTATTCAGGGCGTTGAAGAGGTCATGCCATTGAGCTTCACGGTGAATGCCGGGTTCGCCTGGAACAAGGCTGGCAGCCGTCGGGAGTATCTGCGGGTGCGGCTGGAGGCGGGCAGTGCGGTGTTGTATCCGAACCAGAGTTCCGGTGTTTTGCTCGGAGCGACCTGGGCCGATGGGCTGGTGGAGGTGCCGGAAAACAGAACCCACGGCATTGGCGATCCGCTGCGCTTCATTCCCTTCAGCGAACTGTTTTAA
- the moaB gene encoding molybdenum cofactor biosynthesis protein B, with the protein MSAKADALFVPLNIAVLTVSDTRDYASDTSGQLLVSRLLEAGHTLSERNLLKDDLYKIRAQVAQWIADDSIQVVLITGGTGFTGRDSTPEAVACLLDKQIDGFGELFRAISILDIGTSTVQSRALAGLSNGTLVCCLPGSTGACRTAWEGILAEQLDNRHRPCNFVPHLKSVAACGPRG; encoded by the coding sequence ATGAGTGCGAAAGCGGATGCCCTGTTTGTCCCCCTGAACATTGCCGTACTGACCGTCAGCGATACTCGCGATTATGCGAGCGACACGTCCGGCCAATTGCTGGTCAGCCGATTGCTGGAGGCCGGTCATACCCTGAGCGAACGCAACCTGCTCAAGGATGACCTGTACAAGATCCGCGCCCAGGTCGCGCAGTGGATTGCCGACGACAGCATTCAGGTGGTGCTGATCACCGGCGGCACCGGCTTCACCGGACGCGACAGCACGCCGGAAGCGGTGGCTTGTCTGCTCGACAAGCAGATCGATGGGTTTGGTGAGTTGTTCCGCGCCATTTCGATTCTCGACATCGGCACCTCGACCGTGCAAAGCCGCGCGCTGGCCGGGCTGTCCAACGGCACGCTGGTGTGCTGCCTGCCGGGCTCGACCGGCGCCTGCCGCACCGCGTGGGAAGGCATCCTCGCCGAGCAACTGGATAACCGTCATCGCCCGTGCAACTTCGTGCCGCACCTCAAATCCGTAGCCGCTTGCGGGCCGCGCGGATGA
- a CDS encoding LysR family transcriptional regulator: MDIKQLKFLIALDETRHFGQAAARCHITQPTLSMRLRNLEDELDLVLVNRGQRFEGFTQAGERVLAWARTLLAAHDGLFAEAAACRGQLVGSLRLGLVPLSNFNPVNYIQGLSGTYPELKFSLSSGSSDEIIAGLGNNQLDLGVCYLDHVNPNYFDFFEIGETRVGLLYDNRHFHFEGSEMSWEDAAELPLGMITTGMHYRKSIDLSFRSRGLNPQPIMESDSTYQLLQAIHQGFCCSIMPLDSGLEEPIEHLSFMQLPDASVLAPLGLVMRKTEPRSAIAEKCFAEARKMFGVEAI; this comes from the coding sequence GTGGACATCAAACAACTCAAGTTCCTGATCGCACTGGACGAAACCCGACACTTCGGCCAGGCCGCCGCCCGCTGCCACATCACCCAGCCGACCCTGTCGATGCGCCTGCGCAACCTGGAAGATGAGCTGGATCTGGTGCTGGTCAATCGCGGTCAGCGCTTTGAAGGTTTCACTCAGGCCGGCGAACGGGTACTGGCCTGGGCGCGCACCCTGCTGGCTGCGCATGACGGTCTGTTCGCCGAAGCGGCAGCGTGCCGCGGGCAACTGGTCGGTAGCTTGCGCCTGGGTCTGGTGCCGCTGAGCAATTTCAATCCGGTCAATTACATTCAGGGTTTGTCCGGAACCTATCCCGAGCTGAAATTCAGTCTGTCGTCGGGGAGTTCCGACGAGATCATCGCCGGCCTTGGCAACAACCAACTGGACCTGGGCGTGTGCTACCTCGACCACGTCAACCCGAACTATTTCGATTTTTTCGAGATCGGTGAAACCCGCGTCGGGCTGCTCTACGACAACCGTCACTTCCATTTCGAAGGCTCGGAAATGAGCTGGGAAGACGCCGCCGAACTGCCGCTGGGGATGATCACCACCGGCATGCATTACCGCAAATCCATCGACCTGAGTTTCCGCAGTCGCGGGCTCAATCCGCAGCCGATCATGGAAAGCGATTCGACCTATCAGCTGCTACAGGCGATTCACCAGGGCTTCTGCTGCTCGATCATGCCGCTGGACAGCGGACTGGAAGAGCCGATCGAACACCTGTCGTTCATGCAATTGCCCGATGCCAGTGTGCTGGCGCCGCTGGGACTGGTGATGCGCAAGACCGAACCGCGTTCGGCGATTGCCGAAAAGTGTTTCGCCGAGGCGCGGAAGATGTTTGGGGTTGAGGCAATTTAA
- the fdhD gene encoding formate dehydrogenase accessory sulfurtransferase FdhD, whose product MLCHVETTTEPNTEPNAPAPQPSQVAFREYLPHAPLSHVALAAEIALAITFNGLSQAVMMVSPGNLEDFIRGFALSNAIIDSVDEIYDIRLSHFDQACQADVQISSRAFWALKDHRRQMAGTSGCGICGVEALEQALPQLQILQPCALPPAAHFDGIRQRIEQAQQLARSSGALHAALYFDASGEALLCREDIGRHNALDKLIGAMQIADVDARQGFVVVTSRCSLELIHKAVRARLGTLVSLSAPTALTVRWALKHRLNLIHVPHRNAPRIYSPIQELSA is encoded by the coding sequence ATGCTCTGCCACGTCGAAACTACCACCGAACCCAACACCGAACCCAACGCCCCCGCACCGCAACCGTCACAGGTGGCGTTTCGTGAATACCTGCCGCACGCCCCGCTCTCGCACGTCGCCCTGGCCGCGGAAATCGCTCTGGCGATCACCTTCAATGGCCTGAGCCAGGCGGTGATGATGGTCTCGCCCGGCAACCTCGAAGACTTCATCCGGGGCTTCGCCCTGAGCAACGCGATTATCGACAGCGTTGACGAGATCTACGACATCCGCCTGAGCCATTTCGATCAAGCCTGTCAGGCTGACGTGCAGATTTCCAGCCGCGCGTTCTGGGCGCTGAAAGATCATCGTCGGCAAATGGCCGGCACCAGCGGCTGCGGCATTTGTGGCGTCGAGGCGCTGGAGCAGGCGTTGCCGCAACTGCAGATTCTGCAACCCTGCGCGCTACCGCCGGCTGCGCATTTCGACGGTATCCGCCAACGTATCGAACAGGCCCAGCAACTGGCCCGCAGCAGCGGCGCCCTGCACGCGGCGCTGTACTTCGATGCCAGCGGTGAAGCGCTGCTATGCCGCGAAGACATCGGCCGGCACAACGCCCTCGACAAGCTGATCGGCGCGATGCAAATCGCTGACGTCGATGCGCGTCAGGGCTTCGTGGTGGTCACCAGCCGTTGCAGCCTGGAGCTGATCCACAAAGCCGTGCGGGCCCGCCTCGGCACCCTCGTCAGCCTGTCCGCCCCCACCGCGTTGACGGTGCGTTGGGCACTCAAGCATCGGCTCAATCTGATCCACGTTCCGCACCGCAACGCCCCCCGAATCTACAGCCCGATCCAGGAGCTTTCAGCATGA
- the moaC gene encoding cyclic pyranopterin monophosphate synthase MoaC, whose protein sequence is MSNTLTHLDDQGRANMVDVSDKAATRREATAQAWVQMRPETLQMIQANGHPKGDVFAVARIAGIQAAKRTHELIPLCHALLLSSIHVELKACEPDRVQITSTCRLTGQTGVELEALTAASVAALTIYDMCKAVDRAMVIGDIRLLSKQGGRSGHFQWEDAQCS, encoded by the coding sequence ATGAGCAACACCCTCACCCACCTCGACGATCAGGGCCGCGCCAACATGGTCGACGTCAGCGACAAAGCCGCGACCCGCCGCGAAGCCACGGCGCAAGCCTGGGTGCAGATGCGCCCGGAAACGCTGCAGATGATCCAGGCCAACGGTCACCCCAAAGGCGACGTTTTCGCCGTGGCGCGCATCGCCGGGATTCAAGCGGCCAAGCGCACCCACGAACTGATCCCGCTGTGTCACGCGCTGCTGCTCAGCTCGATTCACGTTGAACTCAAGGCCTGCGAACCGGACCGCGTGCAGATCACCAGCACCTGTCGCCTCACCGGCCAGACCGGCGTCGAACTCGAAGCCCTGACCGCCGCCAGTGTCGCGGCGCTGACGATCTATGACATGTGCAAAGCGGTGGACCGGGCGATGGTCATCGGCGACATCCGCCTGCTGAGCAAACAGGGCGGCCGCTCCGGACACTTTCAATGGGAGGACGCGCAATGCTCCTGA
- a CDS encoding MoaD/ThiS family protein — protein MLLINYFASYRDRLNLGGEKIPLSDNLRSIEDVRQMLMARGEEWREVLGAGNLMCALNQELCQPSAAIEDFDEIAFFPPVTGG, from the coding sequence ATGCTCCTGATCAACTACTTCGCCAGCTACCGTGATCGCCTGAATCTGGGCGGGGAAAAAATCCCCCTGAGCGACAACCTGCGCAGCATCGAGGATGTGCGGCAGATGCTCATGGCGCGCGGTGAGGAATGGCGCGAAGTGCTCGGCGCCGGCAACCTGATGTGTGCGTTGAATCAGGAGCTGTGCCAACCGAGCGCGGCGATCGAAGACTTCGACGAGATCGCGTTTTTCCCACCGGTCACCGGGGGCTGA
- the moaE gene encoding molybdopterin synthase catalytic subunit MoaE produces MTVRVQYKSFDVGQLTADLHARNPRVGAVVNFIGYVRDLNIGQSVNELFLEHYPGMTEKALEQIAEEARQRWPLLGVEIVHRVGALAVSEPIVFVGVSSKHRHMAFEACAFIMDVLKTRAPFWKRESTAQGSHWVEARESDQNAALRWSLAHT; encoded by the coding sequence ATGACGGTTCGAGTCCAGTACAAAAGCTTCGACGTCGGCCAGTTGACCGCCGACCTGCATGCGCGCAATCCACGGGTCGGCGCGGTGGTGAATTTCATCGGCTATGTGCGTGATCTGAACATCGGGCAGAGCGTGAACGAGCTGTTTCTCGAGCACTATCCGGGCATGACCGAAAAAGCCCTCGAACAGATCGCCGAAGAAGCGCGCCAGCGCTGGCCGCTGCTGGGGGTCGAGATCGTGCATCGGGTCGGTGCGCTGGCGGTCAGCGAGCCGATCGTGTTCGTCGGTGTCAGCAGCAAACATCGGCACATGGCGTTCGAGGCCTGCGCGTTCATCATGGACGTGCTCAAGACCCGCGCGCCGTTCTGGAAGCGTGAGAGCACAGCGCAGGGTTCGCATTGGGTCGAGGCGCGGGAGAGTGACCAGAATGCGGCGCTGCGCTGGAGTCTGGCGCATACCTGA